One Nitrospirota bacterium genomic region harbors:
- a CDS encoding cytochrome c biogenesis protein CcdA produces MKDVSFSLAFLAGILSFLSPCVLPLVPSYITFITGVSFEDLKEGTDRKRIRFLTVTNSLAFIAGFSTIFVALGASSSAVGKFMFQYQDWIRNIGGVLVIFFGLFVSGIIRLDFLTRERKFHLSGKPAGYVGTFLVGMTFAAAWTPCIGPILGTILLYASSKGSAEYGFKLLAVYSLGLAVPFFISSLMFNSFLSYSARIRKYMKVIMLVSGIVLIAFGVLLLTNNVRQLTTLFPDLGINF; encoded by the coding sequence ATGAAGGATGTCTCCTTCTCCCTTGCGTTTCTTGCCGGCATCCTTTCCTTTCTCTCTCCCTGCGTGCTTCCACTTGTCCCTTCCTATATCACCTTTATCACCGGTGTTTCATTCGAAGACCTGAAAGAGGGGACTGACCGGAAGCGCATCCGTTTTCTCACGGTAACCAATTCGCTCGCCTTCATCGCAGGTTTTTCAACGATCTTTGTAGCTCTTGGCGCTTCATCTTCAGCGGTCGGAAAGTTCATGTTCCAGTATCAGGACTGGATCAGGAATATCGGCGGTGTGCTGGTCATATTCTTCGGCCTTTTTGTCTCAGGTATTATCAGACTGGATTTTTTGACCCGGGAACGGAAATTCCATCTGTCCGGAAAACCTGCCGGGTATGTCGGGACCTTTCTCGTTGGCATGACCTTTGCCGCTGCCTGGACCCCCTGTATTGGCCCGATCCTCGGCACGATCCTGCTGTACGCGAGTTCCAAGGGTTCTGCTGAATACGGCTTCAAACTGCTTGCAGTCTACTCCCTTGGCCTTGCAGTGCCGTTCTTCATCTCTTCTCTTATGTTCAACTCGTTCCTGAGCTATTCTGCCAGGATACGCAAGTATATGAAGGTCATTATGCTGGTAAGCGGTATTGTTCTTATTGCCTTTGGCGTCCTGCTCCTTACCAACAACGTCCGTCAGCTTACAACGCTTTTCCCTGATCTCGGTATCAATTTCTGA
- a CDS encoding MogA/MoaB family molybdenum cofactor biosynthesis protein: protein MISAAILTLSDKGSRNEREDLGGPLIRDMLKAIDADVSYYEIIPDEKELIKEKLIEYCRNVDLIITTGGTGLSPRDVAPDATLQVIEKEIPGIAEAMRMAGLKKTNRAMLSRAVAGVRGKTLIINLPGSPKAVKEGLEAIMDVIPHAIEKIKGSTEDCALSEGARV from the coding sequence ATGATATCCGCAGCCATTCTTACACTCAGCGACAAGGGCTCGCGCAACGAACGTGAGGATCTTGGCGGCCCACTGATCAGGGATATGCTCAAGGCCATAGATGCTGACGTCTCTTATTACGAGATCATCCCTGATGAGAAAGAATTGATTAAAGAAAAACTTATCGAGTACTGTAGAAACGTGGATCTGATCATCACGACCGGCGGCACCGGTCTCTCTCCAAGAGATGTGGCGCCGGATGCAACACTCCAGGTTATCGAAAAGGAGATTCCCGGTATTGCCGAGGCAATGAGGATGGCAGGGCTAAAGAAAACGAACAGGGCAATGCTTTCCCGCGCTGTAGCAGGCGTCAGGGGAAAGACATTGATCATTAATCTGCCGGGAAGCCCCAAGGCAGTGAAAGAGGGACTGGAAGCGATCATGGATGTGATACCGCATGCAATAGAGAAGATCAAGGGCAGCACTGAAGACTGCGCTCTGAGCGAAGGGGCTCGCGTATGA
- a CDS encoding MOSC domain-containing protein — protein sequence MSAKVVSINISDKKGMRKKPVAEAEIRTNYGIEGDAHSSSEWHRQVSLLAVESIKKMQDMGLDVKAGDFAENITTEGIDLVSLPVGTRLQIGQEIIGEVSQIGKECHTRCAIYYQAGDCVMPKEGIFIKVINGGTVRNGDKVTVMAASSGL from the coding sequence ATGTCTGCCAAAGTTGTTTCGATCAATATCAGCGATAAAAAAGGGATGCGGAAGAAGCCAGTCGCAGAGGCAGAGATCCGCACAAACTACGGTATCGAGGGCGATGCCCATTCATCATCAGAATGGCACAGACAGGTCAGTCTCCTTGCAGTCGAAAGCATTAAGAAGATGCAGGATATGGGCCTGGATGTGAAGGCCGGAGATTTTGCAGAGAATATAACTACTGAAGGCATTGACCTCGTTTCCCTGCCAGTCGGAACACGCCTGCAGATCGGGCAGGAGATCATCGGCGAGGTGAGCCAGATCGGCAAGGAATGTCATACCCGCTGCGCCATCTACTACCAGGCCGGAGACTGCGTCATGCCGAAGGAAGGCATCTTCATCAAAGTCATCAATGGCGGCACAGTCAGAAATGGTGACAAAGTCACTGTCATGGCAGCGTCTTCCGGTTTATGA
- a CDS encoding type II toxin-antitoxin system RelE/ParE family toxin has product MSCKLVYTRRAEKDIKKLDSSVKGNIGKALLKLQDNPLLNSEKLSNPELGTYKYRIGDYRVVFDIEGNDVVILRVGHRREIYKRLR; this is encoded by the coding sequence ATGAGCTGCAAGCTTGTTTATACCCGCAGGGCTGAAAAAGACATAAAGAAACTGGATTCTTCGGTAAAAGGCAATATCGGAAAAGCCCTTTTAAAACTTCAGGATAATCCTCTGTTAAATTCGGAAAAACTGAGCAACCCCGAGCTTGGGACTTACAAATACAGGATTGGCGATTACAGGGTTGTTTTTGATATTGAAGGCAATGATGTGGTCATCCTCAGAGTTGGTCATCGAAGAGAAATTTATAAGAGACTCAGGTAG